The Juglans microcarpa x Juglans regia isolate MS1-56 chromosome 2S, Jm3101_v1.0, whole genome shotgun sequence genome has a window encoding:
- the LOC121251935 gene encoding 18.1 kDa class I heat shock protein-like yields MSLTSSLVGQRTNIFDPFSLDIWDPFHGLFPFATTKSNVPSSASKTSAFVNTRIDWKETPEAHIFEADLPGLKKDEVKVEVEEGRVLQISGERSREEEEKNDKWHRIERSSGKFQRRFRLPENAKMDQVKASMENGVLTVTVPKEEEEKPEVKAIEISG; encoded by the coding sequence ATGTCACTCACTTCGAGCCTTGTTGGCCAACGAACCAACATCTTCGACCCCTTCTCCCTAGACATCTGGGATCCCTTCCACGGCTTGTTCCCTTTCGCCACCACTAAATCTAATGTTCCCAGCTCGGCAAGTAAGACCTCTGCCTTTGTGAACACACGCATTGACTGGAAGGAAACTCCGGAGGCTCACATATTCGAGGCTGATCTTCCTGGGCTGAAGAAGGATGAAGTGAAGGTCGAGGTCGAGGAAGGTAGAGTTCTGCAAATCAGCGGGGAGAGGAgcagagaagaagaggagaagaatGACAAATGGCACCGGATTGAGAGGAGCAGTGGGAAGTTTCAGCGGCGGTTCAGGTTGCCAGAAAATGCCAAGATGGATCAGGTGAAGGCTAGCATGGAGAATGGCGTGCTCACTGTCACTGTTCcaaaagaggaggaggagaagccAGAGGTTAAGGCCATTGAGATCTCTGGCTAA